In one window of Ruminococcus hominis DNA:
- a CDS encoding succinate dehydrogenase/fumarate reductase iron-sulfur subunit gives MRYTIRIKRQENKEAKPFWQEFEIEAEGELSIAAMLNELNARQKLTDKSGKEAEPISWECGCMVKKCGACAMRINGLPELACSTFLQSLKGKVIVLEPLSKFPVVKDLIVDRSVVFENLKKINLWLESDAYMTEYTHEIRYQSARCLMCGCCLEVCPNFDFGKDFAGAIAPVNAYRILNEEQDTSHHEQIAEKYRKHYFEGCGKSLSCQNICPAGIPVEELMVRSNAAAVWKK, from the coding sequence ATGAGATATACCATTCGTATAAAGCGTCAGGAAAATAAAGAAGCAAAGCCTTTCTGGCAGGAATTTGAAATAGAAGCAGAGGGTGAGCTTTCCATTGCAGCTATGCTGAATGAACTGAATGCAAGACAGAAACTTACTGATAAATCAGGCAAAGAAGCTGAACCGATTTCATGGGAATGCGGCTGTATGGTGAAAAAATGCGGGGCATGTGCGATGCGAATCAATGGTCTGCCAGAACTTGCCTGTTCTACATTTTTGCAATCTCTAAAGGGAAAAGTAATTGTACTGGAACCTTTGAGTAAATTTCCGGTAGTAAAAGATCTGATCGTCGACAGGTCAGTTGTTTTTGAAAATCTTAAGAAGATCAACCTGTGGCTTGAAAGCGATGCATATATGACAGAGTATACTCATGAGATACGCTATCAATCAGCAAGATGTCTTATGTGTGGATGTTGTCTTGAGGTCTGTCCGAATTTTGATTTTGGGAAAGACTTCGCAGGTGCCATTGCTCCGGTAAACGCATACAGGATACTGAATGAGGAGCAGGATACTTCACACCATGAACAAATAGCAGAGAAATATAGGAAACATTATTTTGAAGGATGTGGGAAATCACTATCATGCCAGAATATATGTCCGGCAGGGATTCCGGTGGAGGAGCTTATGGTAAGGTCAAATGCAGCCGCTGTGTGGAAGAAATGA
- a CDS encoding tyrosine-type recombinase/integrase, translating to MARKDNKGRNLKTGESQRPDGRYMYRYKDELTGKRVTIYDMDLASLREQEKKINKDIDDQLITDTSVKKLTVNGLFKRYMATKNIREKTKKDYWRTWNYRIKNTLGNIRVVDFKTSHVRTFFSGLSDEDLAHSTIKSMYALLNPAFNMAVEDGIIRKNPVTGTLGDYGAAAKEKEALTLEQQEKLLKFVENSKVYKPHLQMMQIMFGAGLRISETIGLTWSDVDMKNREIHVNGQLVYYEGEEGYCFHDSETKTDAGIRTIPMTQTVYDAFRKQKELNLMLGLQSNVEIGKRSGFIFNTKHGRPIMPAGVNSFLKNIVNAYNKRETILAENENREPELMPHISAHILRHTGCTRLGENNVNPKVMQYVMGHSDAKITMNIYNHIAEMAHVENEMSKMNLPETVPAVV from the coding sequence ATGGCAAGAAAAGACAATAAAGGCAGAAATTTAAAAACTGGAGAAAGTCAGCGTCCAGACGGACGTTATATGTATCGTTACAAAGATGAGCTTACCGGAAAGCGTGTTACAATCTATGACATGGATCTGGCAAGTCTGCGTGAGCAGGAAAAGAAAATCAATAAAGATATTGACGATCAGCTTATTACGGACACATCTGTAAAGAAATTGACGGTAAATGGATTATTTAAGCGATATATGGCGACAAAGAATATCCGGGAAAAAACGAAAAAGGACTACTGGCGAACATGGAATTATCGGATAAAGAATACTCTTGGAAACATCCGTGTAGTTGATTTTAAGACATCTCATGTACGGACATTTTTTTCAGGACTTTCGGATGAGGATTTGGCACACAGCACGATTAAAAGTATGTATGCTTTATTAAACCCAGCATTTAATATGGCTGTGGAGGATGGGATTATCCGTAAAAATCCGGTAACAGGAACTCTTGGCGATTATGGTGCTGCTGCAAAGGAGAAAGAGGCATTAACGCTGGAACAACAAGAGAAGCTTCTGAAATTTGTGGAGAACAGTAAGGTGTATAAGCCGCATTTGCAAATGATGCAGATTATGTTTGGAGCCGGCCTGAGAATAAGTGAAACAATCGGATTGACCTGGTCAGATGTGGATATGAAAAACCGGGAAATTCATGTGAATGGACAGCTTGTTTATTATGAGGGAGAAGAAGGTTATTGTTTCCATGATTCGGAGACAAAAACGGATGCTGGAATCAGAACAATTCCTATGACTCAGACCGTATATGATGCGTTTCGTAAGCAGAAGGAATTAAATTTGATGTTGGGATTGCAGAGTAATGTAGAGATTGGTAAACGCAGTGGTTTTATTTTTAACACAAAACATGGGCGTCCGATTATGCCAGCAGGTGTGAATAGTTTTCTGAAGAATATCGTTAATGCCTATAATAAGAGAGAAACAATATTGGCGGAAAATGAGAACAGGGAGCCAGAACTGATGCCTCATATATCTGCACACATTCTTCGTCACACAGGATGTACCAGATTGGGTGAGAATAATGTTAATCCGAAAGTTATGCAATATGTAATGGGACATTCTGATGCGAAGATCACTATGAATATCTACAATCATATCGCTGAAATGGCTCATGTAGAAAATGAGATGTCAAAAATGAATCTGCCGGAAACTGTACCTGCTGTGGTGTAA
- a CDS encoding Hsp20/alpha crystallin family protein yields the protein MLPSIFNNNLFDDFFDFPFYYDNRAEDKAEKKLYGHHAGNLMKTDIKELDNGYELEIDLPGFKKDEIKAELNNGYLTVSAAKGLDEDKEDKKTGKYIRRERYAGACQRSYYVGEDITEEDIKASFEHGILTLFVPKKEAKPAVEEKKYISIQ from the coding sequence ATGTTACCTAGCATTTTTAACAATAATTTATTTGATGATTTCTTTGATTTTCCATTTTATTATGACAACAGAGCAGAAGATAAGGCAGAGAAGAAACTGTATGGTCACCATGCAGGCAATCTGATGAAGACAGATATCAAGGAACTGGACAATGGCTATGAACTTGAGATTGATCTTCCGGGCTTCAAGAAAGACGAGATTAAGGCTGAATTGAATAATGGTTACCTGACCGTCAGTGCAGCAAAGGGTCTTGATGAAGATAAGGAAGACAAGAAGACAGGCAAGTACATCAGACGTGAGCGTTATGCAGGCGCATGTCAGAGAAGCTATTATGTTGGCGAAGATATCACAGAAGAGGATATCAAGGCATCCTTTGAACATGGTATTCTGACACTGTTCGTACCTAAGAAAGAAGCAAAACCTGCTGTAGAAGAGAAGAAATATATTTCTATCCAGTAA
- a CDS encoding Hsp20/alpha crystallin family protein yields the protein MLMPSIFGENLLDDFFGFPFDGNYNYNAAGLMTTDVKDTDHGYEVTMNMPGVKKEDVKAELKDGYLTVSAVSNKQTDEKNSEGKYLRRERYSGSCSRSFYVGEGVKQEDIKAKFEDGTLKLEIPKEEAKPAVEQKKYISIEG from the coding sequence ATGTTAATGCCTAGTATTTTTGGAGAGAATTTGTTAGATGACTTTTTTGGATTCCCATTTGATGGAAATTATAATTATAATGCAGCAGGTTTGATGACCACAGATGTGAAAGACACAGATCATGGTTATGAAGTAACGATGAACATGCCGGGAGTAAAGAAGGAAGATGTGAAAGCTGAACTGAAGGATGGCTACTTGACCGTCAGTGCTGTATCGAATAAGCAGACAGATGAGAAGAACTCGGAGGGCAAATATCTCAGACGTGAACGTTACAGCGGTTCATGCAGCAGAAGCTTTTATGTTGGTGAAGGTGTTAAACAGGAAGACATCAAGGCTAAGTTCGAGGATGGCACTTTGAAGCTTGAAATTCCGAAAGAGGAAGCAAAGCCTGCAGTAGAGCAGAAGAAATATATATCCATTGAGGGATAA
- a CDS encoding helix-turn-helix domain-containing protein yields the protein MTIGDKIKKIRTFRNMTQAELGAALGWGDKGANRLAQYETNYRVPRKDLVTEMAKILDVNPIALYEPTIMNAEELMETLFWIDEFNPGMIKLFQLETYPGEKCNSSEDTAVRYHDSDDWPVHPPVGMWFNYGVLNDFLKEWTLRKEELKSGVITRDEYFEWKINWPQTCDDCGKYEPQKHWKKS from the coding sequence ATGACGATTGGTGATAAAATAAAAAAAATCCGGACATTCCGGAATATGACACAGGCAGAACTCGGTGCAGCTCTCGGCTGGGGCGATAAAGGTGCAAATCGCCTTGCTCAATACGAAACCAACTACCGGGTTCCCCGTAAAGATCTGGTTACTGAAATGGCTAAAATTCTCGATGTGAACCCAATTGCTCTGTATGAACCAACTATAATGAATGCCGAAGAATTAATGGAAACACTTTTTTGGATTGATGAATTTAATCCCGGTATGATTAAACTATTTCAATTAGAGACTTATCCCGGTGAAAAATGCAATTCCAGTGAAGATACCGCCGTCCGCTATCATGACTCTGACGACTGGCCAGTCCATCCACCTGTTGGCATGTGGTTTAATTATGGGGTTCTCAATGATTTTTTGAAAGAATGGACTCTTAGAAAAGAAGAACTGAAATCTGGCGTGATTACCAGAGATGAATATTTTGAGTGGAAAATCAACTGGCCACAAACCTGTGATGACTGTGGAAAATATGAACCCCAAAAGCATTGGAAAAAATCATAA
- a CDS encoding FAD-binding protein, with the protein MKKNMIIVGAGLAGLSAALQAVKEGCSVKLISSLPSERAQSVMAEGGINAALNTKGEDDSTQEHYEDTIKAGCNLADPNAVWNMTQAAPEVVKWLHSIGVQFNTCGYDELDLRNFGGQKKKRTAFAKSDTGKQIMTAMIDAVRRLEVQGQIERFEHHSFRTLLMTANICHGCVVCDNYTGEIKMLYADAVIVASGGMHGLFGNTTGSLANTGEVSASLFSAGVPMANLEMIQYHPTTVEIGGKKMLISEAARGEGGRLFTYRDGNRWYFMEEKYPELGNLMPRDITAREIWKISKESPVYLDMTEIPKDVTDRKLAGLVSDCQIYLHKDIRKEPVQVVPGIHYFMGGIYVDEKHRTPVRNLYAAGECCAQYHGANRLGGNSLLGAIYGGRIAAQTACEDAMTAKDMLVTETQELADLCESISQPDKKKINKIMLNTLGVVRNRKRMEEELEKLCQIKGSLSLLGQAAIMSAIERTESRGAHYREDYPKKNDDFARTTIASYNGQKIQIHFEEIPERRQ; encoded by the coding sequence ATGAAAAAGAATATGATTATTGTCGGAGCAGGGCTTGCCGGTCTGTCGGCAGCTTTGCAGGCAGTAAAAGAAGGATGCAGTGTAAAGTTAATCTCTTCTCTGCCTTCTGAGAGAGCACAGTCAGTTATGGCAGAGGGCGGTATCAACGCCGCACTTAATACCAAGGGAGAAGATGACAGTACACAGGAACATTACGAAGATACGATAAAAGCCGGATGCAATCTGGCAGATCCAAACGCAGTCTGGAATATGACACAGGCGGCACCGGAAGTGGTAAAGTGGCTTCACAGCATCGGAGTGCAGTTTAATACATGTGGTTATGATGAACTGGATCTGAGAAATTTCGGGGGACAGAAAAAGAAACGGACAGCGTTTGCAAAGAGTGATACCGGAAAACAGATCATGACAGCTATGATAGATGCAGTACGGCGATTAGAAGTGCAGGGACAGATAGAGCGTTTTGAACATCACTCTTTCCGTACTTTACTGATGACAGCGAACATATGTCATGGATGTGTTGTCTGCGATAACTATACAGGTGAGATAAAAATGCTATATGCGGATGCAGTTATCGTGGCTTCCGGTGGTATGCATGGACTGTTTGGAAATACGACAGGTTCCTTAGCAAATACCGGTGAAGTAAGTGCCAGCCTGTTTTCGGCAGGTGTTCCTATGGCTAATCTTGAGATGATCCAGTATCATCCGACAACAGTTGAGATTGGCGGAAAGAAAATGCTGATCAGCGAAGCTGCCAGAGGAGAAGGTGGTCGCCTTTTCACATACAGGGATGGAAACCGATGGTATTTTATGGAAGAAAAATATCCGGAACTTGGCAATCTGATGCCAAGAGACATCACTGCAAGAGAAATATGGAAAATAAGTAAGGAAAGTCCTGTTTATCTGGATATGACAGAGATACCTAAAGATGTGACAGACAGGAAACTTGCGGGGCTGGTATCGGATTGTCAGATTTATCTTCATAAGGATATCAGAAAAGAGCCGGTACAGGTTGTGCCGGGTATCCATTATTTTATGGGTGGTATTTACGTGGACGAGAAGCATCGTACACCTGTCAGAAATCTATATGCTGCCGGAGAGTGCTGTGCACAGTATCATGGAGCAAATCGTCTTGGTGGTAATTCTTTGCTTGGAGCAATCTATGGTGGCAGAATTGCAGCACAGACTGCCTGCGAGGATGCAATGACAGCTAAGGATATGCTGGTAACAGAGACGCAAGAGCTGGCAGATTTGTGTGAATCCATCAGCCAGCCTGATAAGAAGAAAATAAATAAAATCATGCTAAATACACTTGGAGTTGTAAGAAATCGGAAACGCATGGAAGAAGAACTGGAGAAGCTATGCCAAATAAAAGGCTCACTTTCACTGCTGGGACAGGCTGCAATCATGAGTGCCATCGAAAGAACAGAGAGCAGAGGTGCACACTACAGAGAAGACTATCCGAAGAAAAATGATGATTTTGCAAGAACAACCATTGCAAGCTATAATGGACAAAAGATACAGATACATTTTGAAGAAATTCCGGAAAGGCGGCAGTAA
- a CDS encoding energy-coupling factor ABC transporter ATP-binding protein encodes MDGLDFEIDKGSFIGIIGENGAGKSTLCQVFNGLVPGFFKGAYGGKVLIGDTEVAKTTVSKLCQKVGLVFQNPFNQLTGAKETVFEEIAFGLQNFGVLKEEMISRVNEVMELLDIADYRDRNPFDLSGGQMQRVALAGILAMKPEVIVLDEPTSQLDPAGSEEVFAAVDKLTKSGITIIMVEQKLEKLAEYCDRILWQRVSSV; translated from the coding sequence TTGGATGGGCTAGATTTTGAAATAGACAAGGGTTCTTTTATTGGGATTATTGGAGAGAATGGAGCTGGAAAAAGTACGCTCTGTCAGGTGTTCAATGGTCTAGTTCCGGGGTTTTTCAAAGGGGCTTACGGAGGAAAAGTTCTGATCGGGGACACGGAAGTAGCAAAAACGACTGTTTCAAAGCTGTGCCAGAAAGTCGGTCTGGTATTTCAGAATCCGTTTAACCAGCTCACTGGTGCAAAAGAAACGGTTTTTGAAGAAATTGCATTTGGTTTGCAGAACTTCGGTGTTCTGAAAGAAGAGATGATAAGCCGTGTCAATGAGGTGATGGAACTGCTGGATATTGCGGATTACCGGGACAGAAATCCGTTTGATCTGTCCGGTGGTCAGATGCAGAGGGTAGCGCTGGCAGGTATTCTTGCGATGAAACCGGAAGTAATCGTGTTAGATGAGCCTACTTCACAGCTTGATCCGGCGGGAAGTGAGGAAGTTTTTGCGGCGGTCGATAAGCTCACCAAATCAGGGATTACGATCATTATGGTGGAACAGAAACTGGAAAAACTGGCAGAATACTGTGACAGGATTTTGTGGCAGAGAGTTTCGAGCGTGTGA
- a CDS encoding AEC family transporter, translating to MIVATVFGKIISIFIIMIVGVICCKMGIIDDYTKQRLSRLSTLVVNPILIFTSFQMEYDSELLKKMSLLFVLAVISYLISIMIGHFLLHEREGYDLSIEKFAVIYDNCGFIGVPLGYALFGNIGVIYATVFVAVFHIFCWTHGIMLLDKGGFQLKKLINPCLIAVIAGMVFFIFQIRLPESIDFAMGAIGDMNTPLAMLLSGAIMTQLNFKEVLIKRRLFFVALLRLIVSAGLFCLLLRFLPIDDQMRTVAAVTAACPAGAMTITMAIMYEHDDHYATELFTVTTLLSILTMPLCMLIAG from the coding sequence ATGATAGTTGCAACGGTATTTGGAAAGATTATTTCTATTTTTATTATTATGATTGTAGGCGTGATCTGTTGTAAGATGGGAATCATTGATGATTATACAAAACAGCGTTTGTCCAGACTGAGTACACTGGTTGTGAATCCTATTTTGATTTTTACTTCCTTTCAGATGGAGTATGACAGTGAGTTGCTGAAAAAAATGAGCCTTCTTTTTGTGTTGGCCGTCATCAGTTATCTGATTTCCATTATGATTGGTCATTTCCTTTTGCATGAGAGAGAAGGGTATGATCTGTCAATTGAGAAGTTTGCAGTGATCTATGATAACTGTGGATTTATAGGGGTTCCGCTTGGTTATGCGCTTTTTGGAAATATCGGTGTTATCTATGCAACCGTGTTTGTCGCCGTTTTTCATATTTTCTGCTGGACACATGGCATCATGCTGTTGGATAAAGGCGGTTTTCAGCTGAAGAAGCTGATTAATCCATGCCTCATTGCGGTCATCGCAGGTATGGTATTCTTTATTTTTCAGATTCGTCTGCCGGAAAGTATTGATTTTGCAATGGGTGCCATTGGCGATATGAATACGCCGCTGGCGATGCTTTTGTCCGGCGCGATTATGACACAGCTGAATTTTAAGGAGGTTTTGATAAAAAGAAGACTCTTTTTCGTGGCGTTACTGCGCTTGATCGTTTCGGCAGGTCTGTTCTGTTTGTTACTGAGATTTCTGCCGATTGATGATCAGATGCGGACAGTAGCCGCAGTGACTGCAGCGTGTCCGGCCGGTGCCATGACGATTACGATGGCGATTATGTATGAGCATGATGATCATTATGCGACAGAGCTTTTTACAGTGACAACGTTGCTTTCAATCCTGACAATGCCACTGTGTATGCTGATTGCCGGATAG